The Girardinichthys multiradiatus isolate DD_20200921_A chromosome 7, DD_fGirMul_XY1, whole genome shotgun sequence region tgctggagataggcaccagctcccccgcgacccactatggaataagcggtagaaaatgactgactgactgactgtttatactgtttaatttgtattgtattgcaccgactacgccaaaacaaattccttgtatgtccaaaaacgtacttggcagtaaagcttttctgattatgATTCTgattgatccaattgatacaggcagagctctcctatttcgtacatgaaaatatatccccagctaccactcaggccatatggttccaaataccactcttcctgcagaatgtcgaacggaggcctttgtatcttgcataggtaatatgttgatttcttcggggcatccaattCACGGCGTGTATGCCTGTAGACAGTTAATGgcgtttcacacagaagagacgtacgtcttagctgacctgaagcctctttttcatccattgttgttggtgaagatggatcatcatctgcagggtatgttacgataggaattccgataggtatctcagatgaggaagtacaggggtaggacaatgaaactgaaacacctggttgtagaacacaataatttattagtatggtgtagggcctccttttgtggccagtacagcatcaattcgtcttgggaatgacatatacaagtcctgcacagtggtcagaaggattttaagccattcttcttgcaggatagtggccaggtcactacttGATACTGgtagaggaaaacgtttcctgactcgctcctccaaaacaccccaaattggctcaataatatttagatctggtgactgtgcaggccatgggagatgttcaacttcactttcatgttcatcaaaccaatctttcaccagtcttgctgtgtgtattggtgcattgttatcctgatacacggcaccgccttcaggatacaatgtttgaaccattggatgcacatggtcctcaagaatggttcggtagtccttggcagtgacgtctatctagcacaaatattgggccaagggaatgccatgatatggcaccccaaacaatcactgatccacccccatgcttcactctgggcatgcaacagtctgggtggtacgcttctttggggcttttccacaccgtaactctcctggatgtggggaaaacagtaaagttggactcatcaaagaacgatacatgtttcacattgtacacagcccaagatttgtgctccttgcaccattgaaaccaacgtttggcattggcattggtgaccaaaggtttggctatagcagcctggccgtggatattgaccctgtggagctcccgacggacagttctggtgaaaaccggagagttgaggtgcacatttaattctgctgtgatttgggcagccgtggttttatgttttttggatacaatccgggttagcacccaaacatccctttcagacagcttcctcttgcatgcacagttaatcctgttggatgtggttcgtccttcttggtggtatgctgacattaccctggacaccgtggctcttgatacatcaaaaaaacttgctgtcttggtcacagatgtgccagcaagatgtgcaccaataatttgtcctcttttgaactctggtgtgtcacccataatgttgtgtgcatttcaatattttgagcaaaactgtgctcttaccctgctaattgaaccttcacactctgctcttactggtgcaatgtgcaatcaatgaagactggctaccaggctcgtccaatttagccatgaaacctcccacactaaaatgacaggtgtttcagtttcattgtccaaccctggTACATAgacacatatacatatttttggcACTAATGGAACCCCATATCACCTTGCATTTGAGATAAGTGTAAGCTATTTTGATAGGCAGAAATGAAGGTTAAAGTTTTAAACATGACAACCAAAGTGCAAAAAAGCGCACATTATAGTCCAGACCGCTCTATCGAGATATGTGTGATGACATTGGGGGATGAACTATCACATGATTTTCTTGCACACCAATGCCCACAAGTGGAAGTCGTGtcatttccccttttttttgtttttttttcctggaagTTTTTTTCCACGGTAAATTTCGCTCACATTCTGTTTTTGTTGCGGCTTGTGTTTTAGTATTTATTGCccttttacaaacacaaaaagcaaaaagcagAAGGCACCAAACTGTACCTCGCTCGAAGCTTTGGAGCTTTTTACAGCTCCGAATCACATAAGCTGGATATATTATACCTCTTGTAACTAGCATAACATTCTTATAATGTATGTATGCCATAAAGGGAGATGTAGACTGTGAGTAACATTTCTTTTCCCTTACAGTAGTTCAAAACATTTCCATTGTTCTtctttaacaaatgttttttttttttttctagtacCACAGAGGTCGGTCAAACAACAGGAATTCGTTTGATTTTGGAATGCTGGGCATCAAGGAAGGCTAGAGAAGACCCATATATAAGATTGTACGTTATCGTTCAAGCAGACATCTCATGCCCATCATTCAAAGTACATTCAAAGAGGAAGCTTATGGTCTTCTCCAGGGCGAAGGTTACAATCACATAACTGTGAACCATCAATAATTTTTTGTTAACCCCATTACAGGTCCTCAAAATAGAATCTTAAGAGATTTTGTGGTATCTGCAAGTCAACAATCTGGAGATTAAGAGGGAACCGCACAGAAAAGGTATCATAGAGATGGGCTACTTGGAATGCTTCTAAATAACATAAGAAAATAATATCCCGGGTAAACTGTGTGTGGAAATGTGTTAAAGTATCTGTCGGCAGCAGCCTGAAACCCCTGTACCTAAAATTGTGGTTTTATTTGgctaaattgtcttttttcttcttctgttagGAGTAGATCCTTACTTCTCTCTCTCCAATGGAACAATGTAGATACTTAAGAAACttgaagatgttttgtttttaaagatgtgttttgtgTAGATTTTGTTTGCTGTAGTAATTATTGTGTAGTCTTAAGCTGTTTACAGtttcaaaatttattttaaaatttaaataaatcaatgaaggtataccatttatttaaacaagGATACATTAAATGTCTGCCAAATCAAACTATGGTCTTAATAGTTTTTGAAAAAGGCAAGACGAGGTTGtgataaatactttattaattaaaaacataatgcATTTCAGGGTGTACTGTACTGCTTGCCATGCTctagttaaaatgtaaaatttcaaCAGTTCTTTCTTCATACCCTTCCTAtggtataaatatattttaatgaaaaaaccAGAGAAAATACCAAAATGACcagatgtaaataaaatatataaatcataGAGTAACACATCTGCCCTTACCCAACCTGTTAATGGACCCAGACAGCTccttttttacttaaaaaacaaattaagtgCAGaatgaccaaaactgcaaaagtaaaaaaacaaaaacaaatcaaggaGTAAAATGACCATCATCCACCAAATTCCTGCTCTCTATTTTAGTAGCCATACTGAATATAACTCTGCAGAACATAGCTTCCTGTCACATACCTACACATGTTGTACTTACTCCGACTTTATTTGAAACACTTCAGTAATGTTGACAAAAGCTaacttacttttttatttagtgaCAAAATCTGCTAGTTTCCAACTAGTAAGTAACACCTTAAAATCTCCCATTACTTGTGGTGCTTTATCCTTATTGCACAGTAACATATTAAGATGTAATTTGTTAAAACTCCTATCGATAGTCAAGAAAAATCCTCAGTTCAAAATGTTATATACTGTGGATGAGTGTAAACATTAATTTGTAGAAACCAGAGGAGGAGATATTGTCAGGGTgtggacattttggactttgtgttggttttgtgttttttccttcAATTATTTTGGTgatagtttgtttttgtctaccgcctcctagtgtttgttggTTTCCTCTCGCCCTTGTTCCTTTAGTGTTCCTTTACTTAGAATAGTTTCATGATTATTGCTATTTTCATACTTCTGTATCTTCCTTGgattctctgtgtttatttatgttaggtcagctttaggttttgtttacaTCTTTGTTTGTCCTCACGTTCCCTGCTTTGTTCTAGTTTATTTAGTCAGTGTGGTTTTAGGCTTGTTCACTTTTGTATCTGGTTTCTCCGATCACATTTTCTGATTATGTTCAGTGTTTGCTACGATCCCGCAGTAAGTTTTCGATTGTACTCATGCCTTGCACCTGCGGTGagttctgctttgttttgtttgctcatGACttgtgaataaagctgaagatcatgatgaaaatgctgCAACCCCGCTCTTgcctgcgcttcggtccaccccaaaaccccacTGTGACAGATATgggaagtaaaaaaatatataaaccaaGACAACACAGGAAAATCTGCTTAGAGAGCTGCAGATGTCTGATGATGGCAACACAGGAAGAGGCTGAACTCTGTTTTCCAAAACTTAACAGCTCCTGCAGGAAGCCAACACTTCATTGGTCTAAAGCTGTGCTCCTGAACACAGTGCTGTCCTTTATCTGTCTGGCCACTGTATTTCTCAACCTGCTCATCATCATTTCAATCTCCCAGTTCAGGCAAATATTAAAACAGCTTAACTTTAACTGTTTAGAAATGTGAAGTTATTTTGACATCAATGTGTTTTCACAgaatatttgcctttttttctgtcttattCCAGGAAGCTTCACACCACCACTAACATCCTCCTCCTGTCGTTGGCTGTGTCAGATTTCCTTGTGGGTCTCCTGTTGATGCCTGGGGAAATCTTAAGAAGCACAACATGCTGGTTTCTTGGAGATGTCATATGTTCTCTCTATTTTTTATTCGGCTGTCAAATTGTCTGTGGTTCTATTGGAAACATTGTTCTCATATCAGTTGACCGTTATGTGGCTATTTGTCACCCTTTACATTATGCCACTAGGATCACTTTAGGAAGAGTGAAGTGCTGTATTTGTCTATGTTGGCTTGGTGCAGGTTTTTACAGCATTTATTATTTGAAGGATGAGCTTATTCAACCAGGCAGAGGCAAATCCTGCTTTGGAGAATGTATGCTTTTAATGAGCTATCTGACTGGAACTATTGACCTAATTTTGACTTTTATAATTCCAGTTTCAATTATCATCCTTTTGTACATGAGAGTATTTGTGGTGGCTGTGTCTCAGGCTCGTGCCATGCGCTC contains the following coding sequences:
- the LOC124871967 gene encoding trace amine-associated receptor 13c-like → MATQEEAELCFPKLNSSCRKPTLHWSKAVLLNTVLSFICLATVFLNLLIIISISQFRKLHTTTNILLLSLAVSDFLVGLLLMPGEILRSTTCWFLGDVICSLYFLFGCQIVCGSIGNIVLISVDRYVAICHPLHYATRITLGRVKCCICLCWLGAGFYSIYYLKDELIQPGRGKSCFGECMLLMSYLTGTIDLILTFIIPVSIIILLYMRVFVVAVSQARAMRSHITAVTLHCSANPATKRSELKAARTLGVLIVVYLTCYCPYYTYSLVETNVTSTTYASFFIFLFYFNSCLNPVIYALFYPWFRKAIKVIVTLQILQPGSCDANIL